In uncultured Cohaesibacter sp., a genomic segment contains:
- a CDS encoding PAS domain-containing sensor histidine kinase: protein MLDAFWDKSPLRSVIDSLLFEPGKLCESEKARHAWFIGIHLAVGALALASLPIVILAATSPMDAGVSGLALLPLWMLAPLLSVFYLSRTGNLANAFLLTATTTAAFIVWIATMTGGLQSPHLVWLGVIPLEVALSNSRKIIKQSLLICFVAFGALSASEATGVLHPAPLGEVGLSLVGAMSVMAAVLYAGLLAIRVEFLHRGRLCELQAEEMRYRSIADTVSDMITRHDRSGDVTFASPTAERLVNAKPESLMGNGLFQKIHIPDRPAFLQALSDCMNRGEDEKQPVTVEVRIMAEEALSEEQSGEAVRGDRLRWCEMTCAPERDELGVIIGAIASTRDISKRKLQQSAMEEARAEAEQANESKTRFLANVTHELRTPLNTIIGFSEILSHPDLIHNNEAKSVEYAELIHKGGNHLLQLVNALLDMSRLESGNFEVAPQPFDIVDLSESCCKMMQGDAEMRGIALFCKNDLDASEAYLDPRACRQILLNLIANALKFSDRGNKVMVSVRQARNKRRQLLDGQIELVVSDNGIGIDKKDIPKLGKPFVQAESSLQRRFEGAGIGLSIVQGLVGLQHGHMVIDSELGKGTTVTITLPLDMAAANTDDADQQSPKDTSLAKTDATTMTLKTNKVA from the coding sequence GTGCTCGACGCCTTTTGGGACAAGTCGCCCCTTCGGTCTGTCATTGACAGTCTTTTGTTTGAACCGGGCAAACTGTGTGAAAGCGAAAAGGCGCGTCACGCCTGGTTCATCGGTATCCATCTGGCTGTCGGTGCGCTGGCGTTGGCTTCCCTGCCAATTGTCATTCTGGCCGCAACCAGCCCAATGGATGCTGGCGTGTCCGGCTTGGCTCTGTTGCCGCTCTGGATGCTCGCTCCGCTGCTTTCCGTATTCTATCTTTCGAGAACCGGCAATCTGGCCAACGCTTTCCTTCTGACAGCGACCACCACCGCAGCATTCATCGTCTGGATTGCGACCATGACTGGCGGATTGCAATCGCCTCATCTCGTCTGGCTTGGTGTCATACCACTGGAAGTCGCGCTATCAAACAGCCGCAAGATCATCAAGCAGTCTCTTCTTATCTGCTTTGTGGCTTTCGGTGCCCTGAGCGCTAGTGAAGCGACAGGTGTGCTGCACCCGGCACCGCTGGGCGAGGTCGGACTGTCGCTCGTCGGTGCCATGTCTGTCATGGCCGCTGTGCTCTATGCCGGGCTCCTGGCCATTCGCGTTGAATTTCTGCATCGCGGGCGGCTTTGCGAATTGCAGGCCGAAGAAATGCGCTATCGCTCCATTGCCGACACGGTTTCCGACATGATCACCCGCCACGACCGTAGTGGTGATGTGACCTTTGCTTCGCCTACGGCGGAACGGCTCGTCAATGCCAAGCCCGAAAGCCTGATGGGCAACGGGCTGTTCCAGAAGATCCACATTCCGGATCGTCCGGCTTTCCTGCAGGCATTGTCTGACTGCATGAACCGTGGTGAGGACGAAAAACAGCCGGTGACGGTTGAAGTGCGTATCATGGCTGAAGAAGCCTTGTCGGAAGAGCAATCTGGCGAGGCTGTTCGCGGAGATCGGCTGCGCTGGTGCGAGATGACCTGTGCGCCGGAACGCGACGAGCTCGGTGTGATCATCGGGGCCATCGCTTCAACGCGGGACATCAGCAAACGCAAGCTGCAGCAGTCTGCCATGGAAGAGGCGCGAGCCGAAGCCGAGCAGGCCAATGAAAGCAAGACACGCTTTCTGGCCAATGTGACGCATGAGCTGCGCACGCCGCTCAACACCATCATCGGGTTTTCCGAAATTCTCAGCCATCCTGATCTCATTCACAACAATGAGGCCAAGAGTGTTGAATATGCCGAACTGATTCACAAGGGCGGCAACCATCTTCTCCAGCTGGTCAATGCACTGCTCGATATGTCGCGTCTTGAGTCGGGCAATTTCGAGGTGGCGCCGCAGCCGTTCGACATCGTTGATCTGTCCGAGAGTTGCTGCAAGATGATGCAGGGAGATGCCGAAATGCGGGGCATCGCGCTCTTTTGCAAGAATGACCTTGATGCCTCAGAAGCCTATCTTGATCCGCGCGCCTGCCGTCAGATTTTGCTGAACCTGATCGCCAATGCGCTGAAATTCAGCGATCGCGGCAACAAGGTCATGGTCTCGGTCCGACAGGCCCGCAACAAGCGTAGGCAGCTGTTGGACGGTCAGATTGAACTTGTTGTTTCTGATAACGGGATTGGCATTGACAAGAAGGATATTCCCAAACTAGGAAAGCCCTTCGTTCAGGCAGAAAGCAGCTTGCAGCGTCGCTTTGAAGGTGCCGGTATCGGCCTTTCGATTGTGCAGGGCCTCGTCGGTCTTCAGCACGGTCACATGGTGATCGACAGCGAGCTGGGCAAGGGGACGACCGTTACCATCACGCTGCCTCTGGACATGGCCGCAGCCAACACAGATGATGCGGATCAGCAATCGCCAAAGGATACTTCCTTGGCAAAAACAGACGCCACGACAATGACATTGAAGACAAACAAGGTCGCCTGA